A part of Miscanthus floridulus cultivar M001 chromosome 6, ASM1932011v1, whole genome shotgun sequence genomic DNA contains:
- the LOC136459382 gene encoding zinc finger protein ZAT11-like, giving the protein MAKRERAAWEVETGAADTARLLVLLAQAQAQQQHLLQQHAHHHGVGVTPFPAGRAAHGRVFECKTCSRQFPTFQALGGHRASHKRPRVLQQQQQQTIVADHTGLCLGRQPLQLPTTPPPPQPAKPKVHECPVCGLEFAIGQALGGHMRRHRAEPEADADAEAPSKVMRPPPDKACDVAGGICLDLNLTPSENCAKCRSVVVLGAAGQGVHKTLALLDCSL; this is encoded by the coding sequence ATGGCCAAGAGGGAAAGGGCGGCGTGGGAGGTGGAGACCGGCGCCGCGGACACGGCCCGCCTGCTGGTGCTCctggcgcaggcgcaggcgcagcagCAGCACCTCCTGCAGCAGCACGCCCACCACCACGGGGTCGGGGTGACGCCGTTCCCCGCGGGGCGCGCCGCGCACGGGCGCGTGTTCGAGTGCAAGACGTGCAGCCGGCAGTTCCCCACGTTCCAGGCGCTCGGGGGCCACCGCGCCAGCCACAAGCGCCCGAGGgtgctccagcagcagcagcagcagacaaTCGTCGCCGATCACACGGGGCTCTGCCTCGGGCGCCAGCCGCTGCAGCTGccgacgacgccgccgccgccgcagccggccAAGCCGAAGGTGCACGAGTGCCCCGTCTGCGGGCTGGAGTTCGCCATCGGCCAGGCGCTCGGCGGCCACATGCGCCGGCACCGCGCCGAGCCCgaggccgacgccgacgccgaggcgCCCAGCAAGGTGATGCGCCCACCGCCCGACAAGGCCTGCGACGTCGCCGGTGGGATCTGCCTGGACCTCAACCTCACGCCGTCGGAGAACTGCGCCAAGTGCCGGAGCGTGGTGGTGCTAGGCGCCGCCGGGCAGGGTGTACATAAGACGCTCGCCTTGTTAGATTGCTCGCTGTAG